In Andreesenia angusta, a single genomic region encodes these proteins:
- a CDS encoding chemotaxis protein CheA: protein MDMNQYLDIFIEESKEHLQHMNDKLLELENNYDEIGLLNEIFRVAHTLKGMSGTMGFTKIASLTHTMENMLDAMRNSEIKTTPEIIDILFRCFDSLDEYINNIVETGVEGELDSTELVNEIDKTLKGDAEPEVKASESSGLQQGAEIDEYVKHAMQESKEKGMNPYRITVEVSEDCMLKAARAFIVFTTIEEHGEILQSDPSAEDIEDEKFDNKFSVLVVSEKSGEELQKEIANISDLKSVAVESIDLSGTDSSQETVEELKEEKAEELAVEAEQAAFAEQTDMAASPKKEVEKPEKKAVAKNNNAKIGKTVRVDIDRLDNLMNLVSELIIIKTRLEDTGSADKGNMTEAVEYLERITTSLHDAVMKVRMVPIERVFNRFPRMVRDLTKDLGKNIDLRMSGEETEVDRTIIDEIGDPLIHLIRNSIDHGIEKPEERRAAGKPEKGIVDLKAYPDGNSVVIELDDDGAGLNLPKIKAKAVERGVITQEEANTLPKEDAIDLLFRPGFSTADVISDVSGRGVGLDVVKTKIESISGNIEVKTEEGQGSKFIIRLPLTLAIIQALLIKLSDEIYAIPLSSISEISTIKRESIRKVQEQEVILFRNKTLPIIDLSNVLGLSRELEAEDLTIVIVRKGEKEAGLIIDGLIGQQEIVIKSLGKFLLDTPYLAGATILGNGRISLILDVNSLF from the coding sequence ATGGATATGAATCAATATTTAGATATATTTATAGAGGAGTCGAAAGAGCATCTTCAGCATATGAATGACAAGCTATTGGAGCTTGAGAACAATTACGACGAGATAGGGCTTTTAAACGAGATATTCAGGGTGGCACATACGCTAAAGGGAATGTCTGGAACTATGGGCTTTACAAAGATAGCAAGCTTGACACACACTATGGAGAACATGCTGGATGCCATGAGGAACAGTGAAATAAAGACGACTCCAGAGATAATAGATATACTATTCAGATGCTTTGACAGTTTGGACGAGTACATAAACAACATAGTCGAGACTGGGGTAGAGGGAGAGCTTGACAGCACGGAGCTTGTAAACGAAATAGACAAGACTCTAAAAGGCGATGCGGAGCCGGAAGTTAAAGCTTCTGAGTCTTCAGGACTGCAACAGGGAGCAGAAATCGACGAATATGTAAAGCACGCAATGCAGGAATCTAAGGAAAAGGGAATGAACCCTTATAGAATAACTGTAGAGGTGAGCGAGGACTGCATGCTGAAAGCGGCAAGAGCTTTTATAGTCTTCACCACAATAGAAGAGCACGGAGAGATACTGCAATCGGACCCATCTGCTGAAGACATAGAAGATGAGAAATTTGACAACAAGTTTTCAGTGCTAGTCGTATCTGAAAAGAGCGGAGAAGAGCTACAGAAGGAAATAGCGAATATTTCGGACCTTAAGTCTGTAGCTGTAGAGAGCATAGACTTAAGCGGAACTGACAGCTCTCAAGAGACTGTAGAAGAGCTGAAAGAAGAAAAAGCCGAAGAATTGGCTGTTGAAGCAGAGCAGGCAGCTTTTGCAGAGCAAACAGATATGGCTGCCTCCCCTAAAAAAGAGGTTGAAAAGCCGGAGAAAAAAGCTGTTGCGAAAAACAACAACGCCAAAATCGGAAAGACAGTAAGGGTAGACATAGACAGACTGGACAACCTGATGAACCTGGTTTCAGAGCTTATAATAATAAAGACAAGGCTAGAAGACACTGGAAGCGCAGACAAGGGAAATATGACAGAGGCCGTAGAGTATCTGGAGAGGATAACGACCAGCCTGCACGATGCAGTTATGAAGGTTCGAATGGTGCCTATAGAGAGGGTATTCAACAGATTCCCTAGAATGGTAAGAGACCTCACCAAAGACCTAGGAAAGAACATAGATCTTAGGATGTCTGGAGAGGAAACAGAAGTTGACAGAACTATAATAGATGAAATAGGAGATCCTCTTATCCACCTTATCAGAAACTCAATAGACCACGGAATAGAGAAGCCAGAAGAAAGAAGGGCAGCCGGCAAGCCGGAGAAGGGGATAGTAGACCTTAAGGCCTACCCTGATGGAAACAGCGTTGTTATAGAGCTAGACGACGACGGAGCGGGGCTTAACCTTCCTAAGATAAAGGCCAAGGCTGTGGAGAGGGGAGTTATAACTCAGGAAGAGGCGAACACCCTTCCAAAAGAAGACGCAATAGACCTGCTGTTCAGGCCAGGGTTCAGCACAGCCGATGTCATATCAGACGTATCTGGTAGAGGGGTTGGGCTAGACGTAGTGAAGACCAAGATAGAGTCTATAAGCGGAAACATAGAGGTTAAGACAGAGGAAGGCCAAGGAAGCAAGTTCATAATAAGACTACCTCTTACGCTTGCAATAATACAGGCGCTTCTCATAAAGCTGAGCGACGAGATATATGCCATACCGCTGAGCTCCATAAGTGAGATAAGCACTATAAAGAGAGAATCGATAAGAAAAGTTCAGGAGCAAGAAGTGATACTTTTCAGAAACAAGACGCTTCCTATAATAGACCTGAGCAATGTACTCGGGCTTAGCAGAGAGCTAGAAGCGGAAGACTTGACTATAGTTATAGTCAGAAAAGGGGAGAAAGAGGCTGGGCTTATAATAGACGGGCTTATAGGACAGCAGGAGATAGTCATAAAGTCTCTTGGAAAATTCCTTCTAGACACTCCATACCTTGCAGGGGCTACAATATTAGGAAATGGTAGAATATCACTTATACTCGACGTAAATTCTCTTTTTTAA
- a CDS encoding chemotaxis protein CheW, which translates to MVNLNNEEMEQERSIEDERKYVVFRLEEEYYGIDINNVKGIEKAQDFTRVPNANYYIKGVINLRGEVVPVIDLRKRLGFHEKEEDGNSRIIIVQVHDMQVGLLVDSSSEVITFAEDELDSAQTMKDSIADDFVKYIGKKNDRLIILIDLMKVVGYEVEEETV; encoded by the coding sequence ATGGTAAACTTGAATAACGAAGAAATGGAACAGGAAAGAAGCATAGAGGATGAAAGAAAGTACGTAGTGTTTAGACTGGAAGAAGAGTACTACGGGATAGACATAAACAATGTAAAGGGAATAGAGAAGGCACAGGACTTCACCAGAGTTCCAAATGCTAACTACTATATAAAGGGAGTAATAAACCTAAGAGGTGAAGTTGTACCTGTAATAGACCTCAGAAAGAGACTTGGATTTCATGAAAAAGAAGAAGACGGAAACTCCAGGATAATAATAGTCCAGGTTCATGATATGCAGGTAGGGCTTCTAGTGGACAGTTCTTCTGAAGTCATAACATTTGCAGAAGACGAGCTGGACAGTGCGCAGACTATGAAGGATTCGATAGCTGACGACTTTGTGAAGTATATAGGGAAGAAGAACGACAGGCTCATAATACTCATAGACCTTATGAAAGTAGTAGGATATGAAGTAGAAGAAGAGACAGTATAG
- a CDS encoding chemotaxis protein CheC, with the protein MVIDKLNDVLIDVLQEVGNIGSGNAATALSTMINKKVDMNVPQIKVLEFKDVLDVLGDAEEPVVGIYFGLEGDLEGNIMFVLDMDSSKNLVNMLFGRMDGGELELNEMDMSALSEVGNILSASYANSLSMMTGLALKVTVPSICVDMAGAVISVPAIQFGITGDHAIFIETQFLQDENEIKGDIFLIPEVDSFEKLLRTLGVDM; encoded by the coding sequence GTGGTCATAGACAAGCTGAATGACGTGCTTATAGATGTTTTACAGGAAGTCGGGAATATAGGGTCGGGGAATGCAGCCACGGCCCTGTCCACTATGATAAACAAAAAAGTGGACATGAATGTACCACAGATAAAGGTACTCGAGTTCAAGGACGTGCTAGATGTGCTTGGAGACGCTGAAGAGCCTGTTGTAGGCATATACTTCGGACTGGAGGGAGACCTCGAGGGAAATATAATGTTCGTGCTTGACATGGATTCCTCTAAGAATCTGGTCAACATGCTGTTCGGAAGGATGGATGGAGGAGAGCTTGAGCTGAACGAAATGGACATGTCTGCTCTTTCAGAGGTGGGCAACATCCTCTCAGCTTCATATGCAAATTCGCTCAGTATGATGACAGGACTTGCACTGAAGGTAACAGTCCCGTCCATATGCGTAGACATGGCAGGGGCTGTAATAAGCGTTCCGGCCATACAGTTCGGAATCACAGGCGATCACGCCATATTTATAGAGACGCAGTTTTTGCAGGACGAGAACGAGATAAAGGGGGATATCTTCCTGATACCGGAAGTGGACTCTTTTGAAAAATTACTTAGGACATTAGGAGTAGATATGTAA
- a CDS encoding chemotaxis protein CheD, producing MEMIKVGMADYKATKSPGVLITFGLGSCVGIALYDKSTKVSGLAHVMLPSSKEIKNNSNKAKFADTGIDALIDEMVKLGARKSNIVAKIAGGAQMFSFSSQNDMLRIGERNAIASKEKLKDHRIRILAEDTGGNFGRTIELNTETGELQIKTIGHGIKVV from the coding sequence ATGGAAATGATAAAAGTTGGAATGGCGGACTACAAGGCCACCAAATCACCAGGTGTCCTTATAACATTTGGGCTGGGCTCTTGCGTGGGGATAGCTCTCTATGACAAGTCCACAAAAGTGTCTGGGCTCGCACATGTGATGTTGCCTTCTAGCAAGGAAATAAAGAACAATTCCAATAAGGCTAAGTTTGCGGATACCGGAATAGACGCACTTATAGACGAGATGGTCAAGCTAGGGGCTCGCAAGAGCAACATAGTGGCCAAGATAGCAGGAGGAGCTCAGATGTTTTCGTTCTCGTCTCAGAACGACATGCTCAGGATTGGAGAGCGGAATGCAATAGCGTCTAAGGAGAAGCTTAAAGATCACAGAATCAGAATCCTTGCAGAAGACACAGGTGGGAACTTTGGAAGAACTATTGAACTAAACACTGAAACAGGGGAGCTGCAAATAAAGACTATAGGACATGGAATA